One Methanobacteriaceae archaeon genomic window, TAATAGTTAAACGCATCTTTAGGATGTGTATAAGGTCCTTTTTCTAAAATAGTAACATCAATACCTTCCCTAGCAAGTTCACGAGCTAATATTGCTCCACCTGCACCGGTACCTACAATAATAATCATCATATCACCTATTATAAAAATATATCAATTGTTATATTTATATATTTTTTTAAATATAAAAAACTTTTATTTAATATGTAATTCATAACTAATAATGAATAATCTTTTTGAGTGATAAAATGGAAGAATATATCGATTTATTCGAAAAAGTCATTGCAAAAACAAGCTCACAGGTAGACTACATTGATATTAGAGCAGGAGCAGGAAATGCAACCTCAATTTTAATGAAAGATAGTAATGTAGACGAAATTAACACTGGAATGAGCCTTGCTGCAACAGTAAGAGTGTTAAATAATGGAGCATGGGGTTTTGCACATACTACAGATTTATCTAAATTAAATGAAATAACAGATACTGCAATCAAATTTTCAAACTCATTAAAAGGAGACGTTCAATTAAGTGAAACAGACATTATTAAGGACAAAGTAGCAGTTGATGTGAAAATTCCATTTAATGACATTTCTATTGAAGAAAAAAAGGACATAATGAAACAGGCAAATGATGCAGCACTTATTGATAAAGTCAACAGTACAACAGTAAGCTATTCTGACAGCGAAGTTGATTCTATATTTTTAAACAGTGAAGGCAGTGAAATTCAAGTCAAAACCAGTAGAGTAAGAATGGCTCTTAATGCATCTGCAACTGACGGTGAAATTATACAGTTCGGACATGGAAGTCTTGGTGGAGTAAAAGGATTTGAAGCAATAGCTGAAACTGACATAGAACAATTTGGAAGAACCATCGGTGAAAAAGCAGTCAGATTACTTGATGCTAAACCTGCACCATCTGGAAACTTCCCAGTAATAGCTGACCCTGAACTAACTGGTGTTTTAGTTCACGAAGCATTGGGACATGCCGTTGAAGGTGATTTGATTTTACAAAACGATTCTATTCTTAAAGACAAAATGGGATGTAAAATTGCATCAGATATCGTTAACATTTTTGATGATGCAAGTCTCAAAGAAGGATTTGGATACTATCCTTATGACGTAGAAGGAGTTAAAACAGCACCTAATCAATTAGTAAAAGATGGAGAGCTAGTATCACTTTTAAATTCAAGAGAAACAGCATCCAAATTAAATATGAAATCTTCCGGAAATGCAAGATCAGCAATTTCAGACCAACCCATTGTTAGAATGAGTAACACATACTTGCAGCCTGGAGACAACACCTTTGAAGAATTAATAGAAGATATTCCTGACGGAATCT contains:
- a CDS encoding TldD/PmbA family protein, which translates into the protein MEEYIDLFEKVIAKTSSQVDYIDIRAGAGNATSILMKDSNVDEINTGMSLAATVRVLNNGAWGFAHTTDLSKLNEITDTAIKFSNSLKGDVQLSETDIIKDKVAVDVKIPFNDISIEEKKDIMKQANDAALIDKVNSTTVSYSDSEVDSIFLNSEGSEIQVKTSRVRMALNASATDGEIIQFGHGSLGGVKGFEAIAETDIEQFGRTIGEKAVRLLDAKPAPSGNFPVIADPELTGVLVHEALGHAVEGDLILQNDSILKDKMGCKIASDIVNIFDDASLKEGFGYYPYDVEGVKTAPNQLVKDGELVSLLNSRETASKLNMKSSGNARSAISDQPIVRMSNTYLQPGDNTFEELIEDIPDGIYLKGSRGGQVDTGKGIFQFNAAEGYLIKDGEITTPLRDVSLSGNILETLKNIDAIGNDFKLSVGFCGKDGQTAPVGDGGPHTRILNSLVGGMG